A single genomic interval of Megalobrama amblycephala isolate DHTTF-2021 linkage group LG15, ASM1881202v1, whole genome shotgun sequence harbors:
- the acsbg1 gene encoding long-chain-fatty-acid--CoA ligase ACSBG1, which yields MSTSTQTDPTRKQLGNGSDCSPLGPMTDLLEQDVGEGLSEKKSVEEVLASAELAPAQSLWTTEASGSVQLRMDELCPEQPITVHQMFTNSVQKYGKLTALASKRGNKWEKVTFSEYYHLSRMAAKSFLKLGLERFHSVAILGFNSAEWFIAAVGTIFAGGIMAGIYTTNSPDACLYVANDSRANVIVVENQKQLDKILQIRDKLPHLKAIVQYSGSLKEKIPNLYSWEEFMGLGLEISDQELDEVIISQKANQCCVLIYTSGTTGSPKGVMLSHDNITWTAHHASRVGEMQSAEIRQESLVSYLPLSHIAAQIYDLWTGIQWGEQVTFAQPDALKGSLVDTLREVSPTAHMGVPRVWEKIMEKIKEGISRCGYMKRKLVTWAMSVSLEANQRLTKDEEKSFLFTLADSLVLQKLRAELGFSNCMKFFSGAAPIGSETLQFFLGLNIRLYEAYGMSESSGPHFMSGPKVYRFQSCGKVVPGCRYKLVNIDADGIGEVCFWGRNVFMGFLNLEEKTKESLDQDGWLHSGDLGKVDEDGFLYITGRIKELIITAGGENVPPLLIEDAVKQELPIISNAILIGDKRKFLSMLLTLKCTVNTETAEPTDILSLEAVEYCQRLGSQATKVSDIIGGKDKLVYQSIEEGIARVNSKATSNAQRIQKWTILLKDFSIVGGELGPTMKLRRPVVLQKYHSEIESFYRE from the exons ATGAGCACAAGCACTCAAACTGATCCCACCAGGAAACAGCTTGGAAACGG CTCAGACTGTTCACCTCTTGGGCCCATGACAGACCTTTTGGAGCAGGATGTTGGGGAAGGATTGT CAGAGAAAAAGAGCGTTGAGGAGGTTCTGGCAAGTGCGGAATTGGCCCCAGCCCAATCCCTATGGACTACAGAAGCCAGTGGATCAGTTCAGCTGAGAATGGATGAACTCTGTCCAGAACAGCCCATCACTGTGCATCAGATGTTTACCAACTCGGTTCAGAAATATGGGAAGCTGACTGCTTTGGCAAGCAAAAGAGGAAACAAATGGGAAAAAGTTACCTTTTCGGAATATTATCACCTCAGTCGAATGGCCGCCAAAAGCTTTCTAAAG CTGGGTCTGGAGCGGTTCCACAGTGTAGCCATCCTGGGATTCAACTCTGCGGAGTGGTTTATCGCTGCTGTTGGAACTATCTTTGCAGG GGGTATAATGGCAGGGATCTATACCACAAACTCACCAGATGCCTGCCTCTATGTCGCTAATGACTCAAGAGCCAATGTCATTGTTGTGGAAAATCAAAAGCAGCTGGATAAGATTTTACAG ATAAGGGATAAGCTGCCACACTTGAAAGCCATAGTACAGTATTCTGGATCTTTGAAGGAGAAGATTCCCAATCTCTATTCG TGGGAAGAGTTCATGGGACTAGGACTGGAAATCTCTGATCAAGAACTAGATGAAGTCATCATTAGCCAGAAAGCCAATCAGTGCTGTGTACTTATTTACACCTCTGGAACAACTGGATCACCGAAAGGAGTGATGCTAAGCCATGACAAT ATCACATGGACAGCCCACCATGCAAGCAGGGTTGGAGAGATGCAGTCAGCTGAAATCAGGCAAGAGTCTCTGGTCAGCTACCTTCCTCTCAGCCATATAGCTGCCCAGATCTATGATCTGTGGACAGGGATCCAGTGGGGGGAGCAAGTTACCTTTGCTCAACCAGATGCTCTAAAG GGGAGTTTGGTAGACACCCTTCGAGAGGTTTCCCCCACGGCCCACATGGGCGTTCCTCgtgtttgggagaaaattatgGAAAAGATCAAAGAAGGCATTTCACGGTGTGGATACATGAAAAGGAAACTGGTGACATGGGCCATGTCTGTTAGTCTGGAGGCTAATCAAAGGCTTACCAA GGATGAGGAGAAGTCATTCCTCTTCACTCTTGCGGACAGCTTGGTCTTGCAAAAGCTTCGTGCCGAGCTGGGCTTCTCCAATTGTATGAAGTTCTTTTCAGGAGCTGCTCCTATTGGAAGCGAAACCCTTCAATTCTTCCTCGGTCTCAACATTCGACTGTATGAAGCCTACGGGATGAGTGAAAGCTCAGGACCCCACTTTATGTCTGGCCCGAAAGTGTACCGCTTTCAAAG CTGTGGTAAGGTGGTTCCAGGCTGTCGATACAAACTAGTAAACATAGATGCTGACGGAATTggagaagtgtgtttttggggcCGGAATGTCTTCATGGGCTTTCTCAACCTTGAGGAGAAAACAAAGGAATCTTTGGATCAAGATGGATGGCTCCACTCTGGAGACTTGGGAAAGGTAGATGAAGATGGCTTTCTTTACATTACCGGAAGAATAAAAG AGCTCATTATCACTGCCGGAGGAGAGAACGTTCCCCCACTTCTCATAGAAGATGCCGTGAAACAGGAGTTGCCAATCATCAGTAATGCCATTCTAATTGGAGACAAAAGGAAATTTCTGTCCATGCTGCTAACACTAAAG TGCACAGTCAATACAGAGACCGCAGAGCCAACAGACATTCTTAGCTTGGAGGCTGTGGAATACTGTCAGCGACTTGGTAGCCAAGCGACAAAAGTGTCAGACATCATTGGAGGAAAAGACAAGCTAGTGTACCAGTCCATTGAAGAGGGTATTGCACGGGTCAATTCAAAAGCAACCTCAAATGCACAACGCATACAAAAATGGACCATATTATTGAAAGATTTCTCAATTGTTGGAGGAGAACTAG